The following proteins are encoded in a genomic region of Polyangiaceae bacterium:
- a CDS encoding protein kinase gives MVTMRAGDVFDDRFSLEKRIGAGGMGTVWRAFDRATSEFVALKVLRDPEGDGAQRFLQEARILATFEHPHVVRHVAHGIAKSGEPYLAMEYLEGESLLARLERGPLDFDQCVMLCRHVADALGAAHARRILHRDIKPSNLFLAGGLVDGVKIVDFGIARTGGATSNLTRTGSILGTPGYMSPEQARGDRDADARSDVFALGCVLFECLTGQPPFQGAHVMALLAKLLFDEPPRLSDLRPDVPEPLAALCTQMIAKDPDLRPENGAAVLGLLERIEAGPKSMASNTEVSRVALTGSERRLVSIVAASPPVDCDINADLINAVRRVAVPLGARVSELSSGAIVAVLLGEGSIMDQAAAAARCALWVKLAVPEAAVVLVTGRGESTNRLPVGEALERAAALLDQALATTGEHARVWIDASTHALLDTRFDVVVHDGRQWLRGEHQTIQENRTLLGKASPFVGREREMRNIVDLIDDSIDERRPAAVLVTSSPGMGKSRLRQEVVRTVTERHPDVALTMARPDAFSTHSAYSLLSGALRNILQISAGEPIEAQRRKIELLVASLRDETQRRTTMEFLGELVGAPFPDDDSPRLRAARHNPQLMADQIAIAYCTITAAVAATRPVLMVLEDLHWGDASSMKILTAVLRDLKDLPIVILAFARPSVHEVFPNLLESNTFEEIRLKPLTRRAATELVSTMLGNAVDDEGVQAIVERAEGNAFFLEELIRAVADKRTGELPSTVLGMVEARLAALAPAVRRLLRAASIFGEVFWENGVAELLGEKAPLGPHLADLCSRELIVRRLHSRFAGQDEYAFRHAIIREGAYAMLAERDMRLGHQLAGTWLKQAGELDSLVLAEHFHRGQDTENAAIHYLRAGSQAFDRDDLAGALLSGQRGLACGMSGEIHGNLQTLLAMTHCWRSELVLAHQASLAASHLVAKGSRWECLLLFHGTWAALVVGAEDDFTAMAHRFAEFQPDTDVRRDYLFWAPLAASLLTSYGREHLCRRLLDRADELAQSTTAQDLGLVGAISVGQSDYVRAFGRTPFRQLELTRRAVEAFESIGDTRNQITALNRYGQALGEIGDIDAGERALREAVALAHRIRGPFAALQSALHLAALLVGTNTPSKWDAADTIATDVLGTANLSAGYRAWALGIQAQVLLSRGACEQAVEQARAAQASCIRLPLRLMWIRTVLVRGLLGLGQTTEASSVAAEINGMLDTFGGGYVEISAWLAMAETHASCGDMNAARGCLARCMQCIDTRAADIADETMRRRYLHDVVENARARELAGQWL, from the coding sequence ATGGTCACGATGCGTGCCGGAGACGTGTTCGACGATAGATTCTCGCTCGAAAAGCGCATTGGAGCGGGAGGCATGGGAACGGTTTGGCGCGCGTTCGATCGGGCGACCAGCGAGTTTGTCGCGCTCAAAGTTCTGCGCGACCCCGAAGGCGACGGCGCGCAACGATTTCTTCAGGAAGCCCGTATCCTCGCGACATTCGAACACCCTCACGTCGTGCGCCACGTCGCGCACGGAATTGCAAAGAGTGGCGAGCCTTATCTGGCGATGGAGTATTTGGAGGGCGAAAGTTTACTCGCCCGTCTCGAACGTGGGCCGCTCGATTTCGACCAATGCGTCATGTTGTGCCGCCACGTTGCCGATGCACTTGGCGCGGCGCATGCGCGGCGAATCCTTCATCGGGACATAAAACCCAGCAATCTATTTTTGGCTGGTGGATTGGTCGATGGAGTCAAAATCGTCGACTTTGGTATTGCGCGCACGGGCGGCGCCACCAGCAACCTCACCCGTACCGGATCGATTCTCGGCACGCCGGGTTATATGTCGCCCGAGCAGGCGCGCGGTGACCGAGATGCGGATGCGCGGTCCGACGTATTCGCACTCGGGTGCGTTCTTTTCGAATGTTTGACGGGCCAGCCACCATTTCAAGGCGCGCATGTCATGGCATTGCTCGCCAAACTCTTATTCGATGAGCCACCGCGTTTGTCGGATTTGCGACCCGATGTGCCCGAACCGCTTGCGGCGCTATGCACGCAAATGATCGCCAAGGATCCGGACCTGCGTCCAGAAAATGGAGCTGCCGTGCTCGGGCTCCTCGAGCGCATCGAAGCCGGCCCCAAGTCCATGGCGTCGAATACCGAAGTTTCACGCGTCGCATTGACGGGCAGCGAAAGGCGGCTCGTTTCCATCGTCGCTGCGTCACCACCCGTGGACTGCGACATAAATGCCGATTTGATCAATGCCGTTCGACGCGTTGCCGTGCCGCTCGGTGCTCGCGTCTCCGAATTGTCGAGCGGCGCCATCGTCGCCGTATTGCTCGGCGAAGGCAGCATCATGGATCAAGCGGCCGCCGCCGCGCGTTGTGCATTGTGGGTCAAGCTCGCCGTGCCTGAAGCTGCCGTCGTTCTCGTGACCGGACGTGGCGAATCCACCAATCGATTGCCCGTCGGCGAGGCATTGGAACGAGCCGCCGCGCTGCTCGATCAGGCGCTAGCGACAACCGGCGAACATGCCCGCGTATGGATTGACGCGAGCACCCATGCGCTCCTCGATACGCGATTCGACGTCGTCGTGCACGACGGACGTCAATGGCTACGCGGCGAGCATCAGACCATTCAGGAAAACCGCACGTTGCTCGGCAAAGCGAGCCCATTCGTGGGACGCGAGCGCGAAATGCGCAACATCGTCGATCTCATCGACGACAGCATCGACGAACGACGTCCCGCCGCCGTGCTCGTCACGTCTTCACCAGGAATGGGCAAATCGCGATTGCGCCAAGAAGTCGTTCGTACCGTGACCGAGCGTCATCCCGATGTGGCGCTGACGATGGCCCGCCCCGACGCGTTCAGCACGCATTCGGCGTATTCGCTCCTATCGGGTGCACTTCGCAATATTCTGCAAATCTCCGCGGGCGAGCCCATCGAGGCGCAGCGGCGCAAAATCGAGCTGCTCGTCGCATCTCTTCGCGACGAAACGCAGCGGCGCACCACCATGGAATTCCTCGGCGAGCTCGTAGGGGCTCCTTTTCCCGATGACGACAGCCCGCGATTACGCGCCGCGCGCCACAATCCCCAGCTCATGGCCGATCAAATCGCGATTGCATATTGTACGATCACCGCGGCCGTCGCAGCGACTCGACCGGTTCTCATGGTGCTCGAAGACTTGCATTGGGGCGACGCGTCTTCAATGAAAATCCTCACCGCCGTTTTGCGCGACCTCAAAGATTTGCCCATCGTCATTCTCGCGTTTGCCAGGCCCTCGGTGCACGAGGTGTTTCCGAATCTGCTCGAAAGCAACACGTTCGAGGAAATTCGCCTCAAACCGCTCACGCGCCGCGCCGCCACCGAATTGGTTTCGACCATGCTCGGCAATGCGGTCGACGATGAAGGGGTCCAAGCCATCGTCGAGCGTGCCGAGGGCAATGCGTTTTTCTTGGAAGAGCTCATTCGCGCCGTCGCAGACAAGCGCACGGGCGAATTGCCCAGCACCGTCCTCGGTATGGTCGAGGCACGTCTGGCGGCCCTCGCACCCGCCGTGCGCCGGCTCCTCCGCGCCGCGAGTATCTTTGGCGAAGTATTTTGGGAAAATGGCGTTGCCGAGCTGCTTGGCGAAAAAGCTCCGCTTGGCCCGCACCTCGCCGATTTGTGCTCACGCGAGCTCATCGTGCGCCGCCTTCATTCGCGTTTCGCCGGTCAAGACGAATATGCATTTCGTCATGCCATCATCCGCGAAGGAGCGTATGCCATGCTGGCCGAGCGCGACATGCGCCTCGGCCACCAATTGGCGGGTACGTGGCTGAAGCAAGCTGGTGAGCTCGATTCATTGGTCCTCGCCGAGCATTTTCATCGCGGCCAAGACACCGAAAACGCAGCGATTCATTATCTCCGAGCCGGCAGTCAAGCCTTCGACCGAGACGACCTCGCCGGCGCGCTGCTCAGCGGTCAGCGCGGTCTCGCTTGTGGCATGTCCGGTGAAATTCACGGTAACTTGCAAACGCTTTTGGCGATGACCCATTGCTGGCGTTCCGAGCTCGTTCTTGCGCATCAGGCGAGCCTTGCGGCATCGCATCTCGTGGCAAAAGGCAGCCGCTGGGAATGCTTGCTTTTGTTTCACGGAACATGGGCGGCGCTCGTCGTGGGTGCAGAGGATGATTTTACGGCAATGGCCCACCGATTCGCTGAATTCCAGCCCGATACCGACGTACGACGCGATTACTTGTTCTGGGCACCCCTCGCCGCTTCGCTCCTCACGTCGTATGGCCGCGAGCACCTTTGCCGTCGCCTGCTCGATCGCGCGGACGAATTGGCGCAATCGACCACGGCGCAGGATTTGGGACTCGTGGGGGCCATTTCCGTGGGTCAAAGCGATTACGTGCGCGCATTCGGACGGACGCCGTTCCGGCAGCTCGAACTGACGCGCCGAGCGGTAGAAGCATTCGAAAGCATTGGCGATACGCGCAATCAAATCACGGCGCTCAATCGATACGGCCAAGCGCTCGGCGAGATTGGCGACATCGACGCGGGTGAACGCGCATTGCGTGAAGCCGTCGCGCTTGCGCACCGTATTCGAGGTCCATTCGCGGCGCTTCAATCGGCGCTGCACCTCGCCGCATTGCTCGTCGGAACGAACACGCCGTCGAAATGGGACGCAGCAGATACCATTGCCACGGACGTGCTCGGTACGGCAAACTTGAGCGCTGGTTATCGCGCCTGGGCCCTTGGCATTCAGGCGCAGGTATTGTTGTCGCGCGGCGCATGCGAGCAAGCGGTCGAGCAAGCGCGCGCGGCCCAAGCATCTTGCATTCGCCTTCCACTTCGGCTCATGTGGATACGCACGGTTCTCGTGCGAGGTCTGCTCGGCTTGGGCCAAACGACCGAGGCGTCGAGCGTTGCGGCGGAAATCAATGGGATGCTCGACACGTTCGGAGGGGGTTACGTCGAGATCAGTGCGTGGCTTGCGATGGCCGAGACGCATGCATCGTGCGGCGACATGAATGCGGCGCGCGGCTGTCTTGCGCGGTGTATGCAATGCATCGACACGCGCGCGGCGGACATTGCGGACGAGACGATGCGACGCAGGTATTTGCACGACGTCGTGGAAAACGCACGCGCTCGGGAACTGGCGGGGCAGTGGCTTTGA